Within the Stigmatopora argus isolate UIUO_Sarg chromosome 23, RoL_Sarg_1.0, whole genome shotgun sequence genome, the region CAGAATCCAGGCTTCATTTTCTCCCACTTTTGCATGCGCACGCTTCCTCTCCAGCCTGCTGAACTCTTCTCGACTGCATTATTCTGTGACGCATTACTGCCATCATTTCAGTAGCCGTAAGTTTTCCATTTGAACTAACTAAACCGTACTTCTCTCGATCCCGTCTAGTCCATGTTCCTCATCGAGCCTGGCCTGTCCTGACCAAGGACCGTCCCAGTCTCTGTCCAATAGTTTGACGTCCACCCGAGCGACTGCGGCGGCTCGAGGCAGCCAGGGGCTTTGGCTGTGGTTGGCTATGCTGCTACTCCTCGCAGGTTAGCGACagaaattgtaacattcaatGATTTcaagggtgcgtcttatacgcggaggcagctgatatgcgagaaaatacggtactacatAAAAGTATTGTGTCCTCCTTGTTAGGTCTCCTCACACTTTTGGCTAGCCTGGTGATGCAGCCAGCAGTCGACGCCGCCCCCGTGGGGACTGGAGATGCCTGGATGGCCATCCAGCAGATTCTCTGGCCTTACATGGATTTGCATCACTACGAACAACCCCCGGTTTAGCCCCCTTGGTTTTGGACTTTAGAGCAGATGGTGCCATTCCAGGCCATCTCCACGATATCCCGTGCACTTTGAAAGGGGGGTGAGGAACAAAAACTGGGATGGCGCCTAAAGATTCCTCCACTGAGACTGGGGAGGAGAGATCCAAAGATTTTACCCACCACGTTTGCCAATCTAGTCCGACTCCTAGCATGAATGCCACTGACGTTTCAAGGCTGCTCAACGTTTTTCACCCGTGGTtatttttcatcagtatttGCTTGCTTACGCCGATAATGTGCGGGTTTGCGTGCGTTCTCCGGACCCTCCCACGGTGCATTAATCACAGACAGCTTTTCAAACCCACTTAATCGCACTCAAGGTAACTTGCTCTTATGTTTTATAACAATGAGGCTGATAAACACTGGCGGTGAACATTTTACGTATTATTGAAGCTATTTATGACTTCTTTTGGAGTGATGTGAATTTATTTACTGTAATTGTTGGAaattttgacaccaaatttgGCGTCTTTTTGCTGTGATTGTCACTGTTTTGAACTTTTGTATGATGCTTGAAACTGCGTAAATAAAGTAGATGATTTTACAATggcttttttttagcaaaacatGAGCGGCCTGGTGACGCAGAAAAGACTCTGAACAGTGTCCACGAAGAGGAAGTGGGCTTCTCGGGTTTGAGTTATCCCAACGGGGCTCATGTTGTCCTGCATCATGTGAATGAAGGTGGAGTGAAACTCGCTGTCGGGGTGGTGGTCAGCACAAAAGACGTCACTAGTTTCCGTCATCTCCAACTTCTGAAATCTTTGAGCCCCCACGAGGTAGAGATTCCACAAATCTTCGGGTGGGGGATCAGGGCCCTGATGCTCACAGACCTGATACAAAAAAGTGGAAGAGTGTGTCATAGTGATTAATTTCCTCATTGTTTCCTCCACATGGAGTGAATGTTTTTGAATGTGTACCTTTATGACAAAGTGTTCTGGACCACATTTAGCATTCCATTTGCTCCATGAGAAGCCACAAACCGACGCAAATAGGGCCATTTGCTCATAAGCGACGTGTTCCATGAATGGGTCCTTTTAAGCCAAAAAATACATGAGCATAATGTGTAGATGCCGTTTTGACAGGTAATAGGAAAATGAGGCGTCAATTCATTTGCTGCAATTGACGACAATTGCCACCAGTCAAAATAGACTgcacgtctatcattgtcaatggcagtgaatgaaatgAGGGTCCAGATCAAGTGCCACGTTCCATTCTGGACTAATGGGGttcaaaatttcaaaaaataatagtGGGTAGGGTGGAAATGCTGTGCAATAAAATTGTAGTAGTCATTTATTTGTAATCTGTTCAATTAGTGTTagcattgattttaaaaaatctcgtCATTTTTTGCTGATGCTGTTttgatgtattttaaaaaaaaatacattttttctgtaaTTTGCAACTATTCAATACTAATCCCAAAATAACCTATGCAAATACTAGAAAGTAGGTCATGTGAACTTTCTTCGTTTTGTACTTTTTAAACTGTTTGCAAATATAAATTCTAGACTCTCTGCTGTAGATTAACGGCGGATGGCACCTTGTGACCAAAACGTATACATTTCCCAGTGTGCTCGTTGACAAAGATGTTGATCCCCGCCTTGAGCATGGTGTGCTGCAGGTCGGGAGCGCTCATCCACCTGTCAAAGAGGTTGGTGAGCCCCAACTCTCGGTCCGATTTCAGCATGCACTGATTCCCCTGTAAAAGATCCCCAAAAGTCAGTCACTATGACTCTATGTCTAAGTTCTCATCTCACGCGCACCTGAATGGTGATGCTGAGATCGATGATAGCCCCATGGATGGTGTAGAGGGCCGAGTCTTTGCCCAGAGGGCGGAGCTCCCAGCTCCGGAACGGAAAGTTGGCGTAAGTGCGCTGCATCAACACAAATGGGGAGAATCGCTCTATTTTGAAGGAGACCTTTGCCCCCCTGCtgttttcctcctcttcttcttcctcctcatcatcatcatcttcatcccgTTCCACTTTGGGCGCCACCTCCTCTTCCACGTGCTCTCGGTAAGAGAAGTCGATGATGCCATCCATTCGCCAATACTTGGCTAAGGGAGAAGGGTTATTGATTTATTAACTCATGGGGCTCCCAACATGAGTTAGTCCGTTACCTTCTGCGTCCCAGCGAGCCGCTCGAGGGGTTTCCAGGaagaccaccgattcagggagtTTCACATACAAGCTAAGAAGTGTGGAGGAGGTTTCCTCATCTTCTGGATTTGGCTTCTCGGGAATATACTTAAAGACTTTTAAACCTGCGTCCGACatctttaaaatgcaaaatacagAAGGTCgctgacacaaaaaaatgttattctgAAACTTCACTTTCAATTCACCTTTTGGATTTCCCAGCCCTTAACATGAAAAGATTGCGATGGAAGGTGGAAGAGCTCGAAGTAGAAGACTCCACCCAGAGGCGTGTACATTCTCAAATCCACCACATCGGCACCTTCGCTGTGGTCCGCCGCGTGATCATCCATCGGCGGGGGAGTCGCGGCGTCTGGTAAGTGAGAGCATACGGCGTTGCCTAATGACtttaacattttaacaattGGTCTTACCTGCGATATCCTCTGTGTGTGGTTCATACTGGCTATCGCCATCCTCTGTGTTTGGGATACTGGATCGTGTTAGCTGCGTTCCTGTATTCTGTGATAAACAGGTAAACATCACTCTTTTTTTTACGGAATATTATTACACTATTATTGGCCGAACCATAGACTCTTCCGACAGTCTTTCAGACAGGAAATCATCTTCCACAGCTTTCTCCTGCTCTGGTTCCTTGGCAGTATTCTGCTCCTGCTGtgcctcctccgcctcctgtTGCGTCTCCTCCGGCGTCACCTCTGGCGTCTCCTTTGCCTTTTTGTCCCTCTCGTATGTCCCCTCGTGTGGAACGTCATTAAATACGGTGAGCAGACTGCAAACAGGGCGAGCTATCAAAAACTCTAGAGTTTAGCGATCGGGATTTTACCTACTACACTCAATACCAATCTCTGCATTCCCCCGTCCTGTCACACTTCTATCTGACCTATCATCTCTCTGCCCATTGGATATTGTTTACGAGGTGTGTCCCCTCCCGACACGGTGTCTCCTTGGTAAAACTTGTCGTACAGAACTATCGATGCCACTTATAGCAAGGTAGCATATATAGTCaataaagagattttttttaaacccaaaaggattTGACGTACCTGGGAGGCGCTGTAGTGGGTTTTAAGTGAGTCAACTTGCACACAATAGACAGGTGGTCGTAGCTGGTGTAGAGGACTCGCAGAGCGACGTTGCTCGCTGCCAGCTGTTTGGTCAACTCACAGCCAAAGCCTACGCTCTTGAATGTTAAACGTTTAAACCTGCCGCACAAATAAGTTAAATCTGTAATACTGTAAAACTGTgctttccagactataaatcatgctttttttcatagttgtcTTTGCGTGCGGCTATACTCGAGTGCGACTcttgtagtccaaaaaatatgatgaattgGCACTTTGTACCTTGGATTTCTCATGAGGTTGGCCCACAAACACAGTGtggtgttgtcattttttatcacAGCCTGCATGTTGCCCGTCTCGGTGTCAATGTGGTTGCTGGCCCCCTGAACAAGAATAATCTTGTGACTTTtgagaattggattggataactttattcatccacaTAACGTAACGGGGCTAATGTGTACCTTCAGGATCTCCATGCTAATGTTGAGAATTTTGGTGTAAACAATGTTCTGCAGAAGCATGAGAGCCTCTTGGAATTTGGGGATGTGCGCCTCGTCGGTCACCTCCCCGAGGAGAGTTTCCAGTTCTTCGATAAGCTGCCGCGAACAACAAAAATTCAAAGCGTGGTCGGAGTGATCATGGGAAGCGCTACGAACCTGCAAAGCGACATTGCACTGCTTGAATACGGTTTGGACGCTGCATTCCGGGTTGTCGTTCCACAAGCTGATGAACGTGTTGACTTCCTGCTGAACTGTCGGGTCGGGAATGTCGCTGCATTTCATGTATTTGTCCCACTGTATGGATACAAATGATTAATCATCCAGGTGAAATAGATCTGGAGACTTTAAAATATAGGTGGCACACCTTGGTCATTTGCGCAACATCGTTTTTATGTTTCTTGACAGCAAAATAATTTTTTGCCAGGAGGGAATGGAGTTCTCCTAGCTCGCCGCCTCTGCGTTTGCTGTCCTGTGAGGAAAATAATCTATTCTTTTGCACGTCATACATTTTCATGTGATTCAAATACCTTTTCCTCGAGTCTGTCTAGGATTTCCTGCCTTCTTTGCCTTTCCAACCTTTCCTGTTCTTCTCTTTCAGCTTGAATCCTGGCTTCCTCTGTTCACCAAAACAAGATATTACATTTTATAGAGACTTTTGCGGCGAGCCTCGTTGATTTGGAGGTATTTAACGACCTTCCTCTCGCAACcttctctcctcctcctcgagCTTTAGTTTTGCTTTTTGAGCTTTGGTCAACTTTGGTGCTTTTTTACCCTGGAATACATGCCAAAGAAAATCACAAAGGTATATTCTGGTTAAGAAGGTAGCTTTGGGGCTGTGAAAGAAGACGCATTCTTGCAAAGGTGAAAAGTAAAGCCAAGGATTACCTTCTTCTTAGGAGGCTTTCATTCAGCCATAGAAGGTAAGAATCGTTTTTGATAGGGAATGAATCAAAAACCATGCAATGCCAggcagaaaaaaagttaaatctTAAAAACTGAGGTGTATTAATTTTTAAGGGTGTTTAACTCACCATGATGAAACACTGCAGcctgtgttttgtttgttttttagggaaaaaaagaagagactGCCAGGACTTAAATACTCTCAGCAGTAAAGTTTGCAATTGACTCACATTGTGCAACCAAATGCAACGAAAACCCTACTTTTCTCCGCTCCTACACAAATGGTAGCGTTGCCAGTGTTGCCAAATCTCCATGGCAACTGGGACGCAAAAATAATGACCGTATCGAACGCTGCGGCACTGTAGTATCCTTTTTAGCCGTAC harbors:
- the dnai7 gene encoding dynein axonemal intermediate chain 7 isoform X2 translates to MPPKKKGKKAPKLTKAQKAKLKLEEEERRLREEEEARIQAEREEQERLERQRRQEILDRLEEKDSKRRGGELGELHSLLAKNYFAVKKHKNDVAQMTKWDKYMKCSDIPDPTVQQEVNTFISLWNDNPECSVQTVFKQCNVALQLIEELETLLGEVTDEAHIPKFQEALMLLQNIVYTKILNISMEILKGASNHIDTETGNMQAVIKNDNTTLCLWANLMRNPRFKRLTFKSVGFGCELTKQLAASNVALRVLYTSYDHLSIVCKLTHLKPTTAPPSLLTVFNDVPHEGTYERDKKAKETPEVTPEETQQEAEEAQQEQNTAKEPEQEKAVEDDFLSERLSEESMNTGTQLTRSSIPNTEDGDSQYEPHTEDIADAATPPPMDDHAADHSEGADVVDLRMYTPLGGVFYFELFHLPSQSFHVKGWEIQKMSDAGLKVFKYIPEKPNPEDEETSSTLLSLYVKLPESVVFLETPRAARWDAEAKYWRMDGIIDFSYREHVEEEVAPKVERDEDDDDEEEEEEEENSRGAKVSFKIERFSPFVLMQRTYANFPFRSWELRPLGKDSALYTIHGAIIDLSITIQGNQCMLKSDRELGLTNLFDRWMSAPDLQHTMLKAGINIFVNEHTGKCIRFGHKVCEHQGPDPPPEDLWNLYLVGAQRFQKLEMTETSDVFCADHHPDSEFHSTFIHMMQDNMSPVGITQTREAHFLFVDTVQSLFCVTRPLMFC
- the dnai7 gene encoding dynein axonemal intermediate chain 7 isoform X1 gives rise to the protein MPPKKKGKKAPKLTKAQKAKLKLEEEERRLREEEEARIQAEREEQERLERQRRQEILDRLEEKDSKRRGGELGELHSLLAKNYFAVKKHKNDVAQMTKWDKYMKCSDIPDPTVQQEVNTFISLWNDNPECSVQTVFKQCNVALQLIEELETLLGEVTDEAHIPKFQEALMLLQNIVYTKILNISMEILKGASNHIDTETGNMQAVIKNDNTTLCLWANLMRNPRFKRLTFKSVGFGCELTKQLAASNVALRVLYTSYDHLSIVCKLTHLKPTTAPPSLLTVFNDVPHEGTYERDKKAKETPEVTPEETQQEAEEAQQEQNTAKEPEQEKAVEDDFLSERLSEESMNTGTQLTRSSIPNTEDGDSQYEPHTEDIADAATPPPMDDHAADHSEGADVVDLRMYTPLGGVFYFELFHLPSQSFHVKGWEIQKMSDAGLKVFKYIPEKPNPEDEETSSTLLSLYVKLPESVVFLETPRAARWDAEAKYWRMDGIIDFSYREHVEEEVAPKVERDEDDDDEEEEEEEENSRGAKVSFKIERFSPFVLMQRTYANFPFRSWELRPLGKDSALYTIHGAIIDLSITIQGNQCMLKSDRELGLTNLFDRWMSAPDLQHTMLKAGINIFVNEHTGKCIRFGHKDPFMEHVAYEQMALFASVCGFSWSKWNAKCGPEHFVIKVCEHQGPDPPPEDLWNLYLVGAQRFQKLEMTETSDVFCADHHPDSEFHSTFIHMMQDNMSPVGITQTREAHFLFVDTVQSLFCVTRPLMFC